ACTCCCATAAACCCAACTGTCTGGTGGATATATCTCTAATAGTAGGACTCACCAGTAGAAAGCAGGCTCCAATAAGAACCGCCTTCATCTTCACATCCAGATCCTTAGGGAACTGGATCCCAAAGTTATCAGCATCTGTAAATATTTCCTTTGGTAATCCACTCCACTGCTTACTGATCCGGCCCACACTGCGAGACTCACACAGTGGTTTTATCTAAAGGATGGAGAAAGAGGGGGGTGATGAGATGAGAGCAATGGATGAGAAGACAGCAATGGATAAGAAGACATGAGAAAAAGATGACGAAGAATGGCCAGGAAAGGATGGAGACACCTGCTCGAAATGCAAGGTTTGGTGAGGAGTGGAGAAAGATCTGGAAGGAAACATCGGAATGAGCTAAAGAGGGGGAGAATATCAAAGTAGAAATGAGAATGAGAACAAGGACAATGGTCTGGAGGCCAGCTggtgaaggagagagaggggaAGACAATTCAAGATGTAGAACAGACAAAGGATGCTGAAGAGCATGGAGAAAGAGGAAGAAGGAAGACTCTGGATAAAGAAGAcatggaggaagaggagaaaggaAGACTCTGGATAATGAAAATATGAATGACACTGCAGAGCACGGAGGAAGAGAAGGAGTAGGAAGAGGAAGACATGGATGACACTGCagagcatagaggaggaggaagaaggaagaCTCTGGATAAAGAAGACATGGAGGAAGGAAGACTCTGGATATAGAAGACATTGAGGACACTGCAGAGCATGAAATAAGAGGAGTAGTAGGAGGACAGCATGGAAGAGGAAGAAGAAAGACTTGGATAAAGAAGACATGGGAGACACTGCAGagcatggaggatgaggaggagtaggaagaAAAACATGGACGACACTGCAGAGCATGGTGGAGAAGGAAGAAGGGAGACTCTGGATAAAGAAGACATGGAGGACACTGCAAAGCCTGGAGGAAGaaagaaggtggaggaggaagaggaagatcaTGCTGAGAATTAGTCATCTGCTAAACATCAAGAAGTCAGCAAGGAGGATACAGAAGACGCCTGGAGATCCCGGTCACTCACCTGGAAGTTCACGTCTCCACAGCAACTGGACATAAGACACGGACCGACCACCTTCAGGACCGGCTCCCGGCTCTCCGTGAGGAGACAATACTTAGGAACAAACGGATGCCAGCTCTGCACAACGTACCCAACGGTGTGACCTGGAGGGCTCTGCACCTCGAGCTGCACACAGAGAACAGGGTAAGATAATGGACAGTCAGCACAGGAATAGCAGAGTGATGGAGGTGTAGTGTGTATGTGAGAGGTCAGCACAGGAATAGCAGAGTGATGCGGG
Above is a window of Bufo gargarizans isolate SCDJY-AF-19 unplaced genomic scaffold, ASM1485885v1 original_scaffold_1154_pilon, whole genome shotgun sequence DNA encoding:
- the LOC122923011 gene encoding phospholipid scramblase 1-like, with the protein product PLTYTLHLHPASLCYSCADLSHTHYTFIPHHSAIPVLTSHIHTTPPSLCYSCADCPLSYPVLCVQLEVQSPPGHTVGYVVQSWHPFVPKYCLLTESREPVLKVVGPCLMSSCCGDVNFQIKPLCESRSVGRISKQWSGLPKEIFTDADNFGIQFPKDLDVKMKAVLIGACFLLDYAFFERSRSKKERHTVIS